In Anolis carolinensis isolate JA03-04 chromosome 4, rAnoCar3.1.pri, whole genome shotgun sequence, the genomic window tggtctactgtataccatgcagctatggacaagtctacattgggaccaccaaacgcagcagtgcccaaacacgaatcaagggacatgaaaggcactgcagactaactcaaccagagaaatctgtcatagcagagcacctgatgaaccaacctggacacagtgtattatttgagaacacagaaacaaccaccatgtcagactacacagagaagcatgtggacaattttaacagaaaggaggaaaccatgaaaatgaacacaatctggttaccagtattttaaagaccataaaatcaggactgtaaataaagaacatcactcaaaagcaggggaattccagaaaagaaacaatcagggccagctaatcacctcccaatgtGGGAAGcatccagtctttgaagctgcaaggccattcaatgctaatcaaggtggccaattgcaacattcacacttgcctcaggcagacgatagttctttctcccaccctggaccttccacagatatataaaccccacttgcctagtttccaacatacctcacaacctctgaggatgcctgacatagatgtgggtgaaacgtcaggaaaatgcttctggaacatggccatacagcccagaaaactcacagcaacccagtgattttggccatggaagcctttgataacacattgACTGTACACACTTATCAACAAAAAAGGGAACCTACATACATAAACTCTTCACGTTACATACTAAACACAAAACCACTCACTTCAGGTAGGGGTAATACGACTTCCTCTCCTGCAACCAGAggttatacagtacagtctcacttatccaacataaacaggccagcagaacattagataagcgaatatgttggataataaggaggaattaaggaaaagcttattaaacatcaaattagatgattttacaaattaaacaccaaaacaccatgttttacaaatttgacagaaaaagtagtccaatacacagtaatgctacgtagtaattactgtatttacgaatttagcaccaaaatattacgatatattgaaaacatcgactacaaaaacattgactactaaaaggcagactgtgttggataatccagaacattggataagtgcaTGTTAggtaagtgagactatactgtaattcataatttaaaattacCATATCCATAGATATTATAGGTAGAACGCGGTTTTTGGGGATTCTTGCTAGGATTTTTCCAGCAGAGTTTCAAAGGGAGATCCCCGCTAGTTTCCACAATCTGTTGTTTCTCccattttgaaaagggtgatgataatGGTGTCCTCAAAGTTTGATggaattttctcagtcacccacactttttcaatgatgTGGTggagttgtgtcagctcaggcatGCCTTCTTAAAGGATTtcaacagggatcccatcaggtctgctgacTTTGTTATATTTTGGTTGGCTGATGACTTTGCTGATTTCCAATAAACtaagtgctgcaagctcatccttgGTTTGTTGTTCTGGGATTTGGGAGAGGAGCTCTTCAGCCACGTTGGAGCTGTGGTGAAGGAGGTTGTGATAGTGCTTTTTCCAGCATAGTGCAATTGAGGGTTTTTCCTTtcgaagtttggttccatctgatgaacatAAAGAGTGTATGCCATGATTTGCTGAGCCATAAATTACCTTTGTGGCTTTAAAGAATCTCTGTGGACATCTGCAAGGTGTTgtttcttgagccttttttgtccaccacATGTTCTTGAGTTCTCAGGTCCTTCCAGCATATTTTAACACAGTCTTGTAAAATATTCTCTGTAATCCAGTTTTATTTTACTTAACTGTAAACAGTCTATACAAGTAAAACAGTTTCTGTTGCTTTATCATATAAAACACAGCAAGTTAAAGCACTGAATGTCAGGAATACATGTTTTTAAGAGTGTGAGTTAAGGTACTAGAGCCACTAAAAGCCCATCATCATAATTTGTGTGGCTGTCACTAGTTTATTCATTGTGTGCAGAAACATCTTatttttagagagagaaaaaaaggactCAGAtggaacaaacaaaaataaaatcacaggACCTGAGGAAAAATAGGGACTACAGCCAAGAGTCAGACACTTGAACTGGTGATCAATAACACCAAGAAGTGTTGCATGATGCCTGGGGGGTGGGAAATGCACATGCTAAGAAATCAATGCCAGGAAACAAATATTCAAATTGTATCTGTTCAACAAAAGCCCCTGAAAATCCCCCCAAAATTAAAAAGGCAACAGACAAAaactattcagacaggcttttagaaGTGAAAAGGAGCTGTAAGTGTTCTGCTCTGTTGTTTTGATTGGATTGTTTATTGTCTTCctgccccccgcccccccccccccattcctcaCTTTggtcccagagtggcagttattccttggtggGAGGGGCTCTTACATGAAGACAGTTCATAACTAAAGATACATAAAGAAGAGGAAATCTGAATTTAGGCCACCAACttactctagatcagtggttctcaacctgtgggtccccgggcgttttggtctacaactcccagaaatcccagccagtttgccagctgttaggattcctgggagttgaaggccaaaacatctagggacccacaggttaagaccCACTACTGTAgatgaacaataaaaaagattgaTATAGTGAACATTGATCTTTTGCATTTTAGTACTGTTGTAAAGTTATTTTGTTCTGCTTTCTCAAAACTCCCAAGCTCTTTTTCcacatatttaatttttattaatataaCAGTTCACTATAACATTCAAACACCACATGTATTACAGACCATACGGGCACCCAAAACCCcaatcccacacaaaataaaacctcttccCCAGACccatgcacccttcaccatgacttccgatactgaagcactatgaagcctttattttatttcaattatttataccccgcccttctcacccaaggggactcagggcggctacaaGCCAATTTATCTACCCTTGTCCATAGCCtaatcctaaattcctaatggcaCTCTTCTATGTCACTGACTCTCCGCTCAGATATGTCACAGCTaacttccacttttccagaaagtcctcattacttttgttcctatTATTGGttagtttggccattagcatatattcccgcattctttccctccaatcttttttagttaaacctttttccccaTTCCGGTCTTTGGCCATGGTTAATCTTGCCATGCCAAAGCTATATTGATCTATTTCTTGGCCcttttgattattattttctctatgtaAACCTACAGACACAACCCTGTGCtttttaatcttattatgtaACATTTTATTTGTCTCCTTAAGTTTCCTtatcccaaaatgcctgtatggtctcACAGGTCCACCAAATACGGAGGAATGTCTccttctgtttcctacacctctaGCAAATACCTTgctgtgatttatctatttttcccAGTGTTGCTGGATCAAAACTACAAGCTTTTAATTGGACACTCCCTTTGTCCAATCAGGATCCTAGATATTTGGTATGCCTTCCTTGGGCTATCAATCTTCCAGTTGCTTTGTTTGTTAAATCCACAGTTGTAAAGGCCAGAGTTCTTCCTTGCTTCAGGATCTCAGCAGTGATCAGGATTTTATCTCCAATCTTGGCTGGCGACACATAGCTTGAAGGTGATAAGAAAGAAAGGGGAGATAAGACTTAGATTTACAACCCATTTTTTCCATTGTCCATGGTTTCTCATTTCGTTTTAACCTATCAAACCTGAGGTAGGGAAGGCCGAAACAATTACTGGTCCAAAATAATGCAGCAAAATCCATAGCTGATGCTGCATATAAAGCTGGTATAAAGTTGCATGGTGTAGTTGTGAATAAAGCAAAGATGGGAAACATGTGGCCCTTCACATGTTGGCCTCCAACTCTCACTTAGCTGGATGAGCACACTCAATGCTAAGAGACCACGGAAGTTATAATATACATTGCTCATTCCTGGTATAAAGCGTTGGAAAAACATAAGTTCAAAGTCCCATTTGGACCATAAGGCTCACTGGATGACCCTGCCCCAGTCATACAGAACCTATTTCATGGGATGTTATAAGGCTAGTGCAGGACAAAAGGACCATCTATGTGTACCAGAACTTCTTGGAATTaattcaaaataaaacaaggtTCACACACTCAAAATGCTACTCAGGCTTCCTAACAGGTAAAAGTGGTTGGTATGAAGATTTCTAGTTCCAATCCCTGTAGACTCCAAGACTATATGTAGCAGTCTTAGGAAAATGTAGGTCTCTATCTCAACAGTACAGCATGTGCTTTGCACGTTTAATCTCTGGTGTTACTTTATCAAAGATTTGAAAAGCCATTACCAGTCAATACAAACCCCAAGATGGACCAAAATCTCCTGACTGGGTGTACAGCAGCTCCCTATATCACCACGCAACATCAGCACATATGCCCAGATTGCAGCTTCTTCTTTCTACATATCTATAAACTAAGATGAGTAATACCTGCTTTAGAAATTGTGATggtaaacaaaacagaaatgagAACTGCACTACCTATGAGGGTCCTAAATCTTCAGAAACTGTGGTCTCTCCCATTTTTGTAGCTCTCAAAGAAAGCCCTGACACACTTCACAGATCACACTATTccatttttccagatttttttttctgttaagCAGTATGGCAGAGTTGTCTGTATACTTTCTCCAAATGGGTCCAAACAACCCACAAATGTGAAGATTCCATCTTTTCCCCTCCGTAACCAACAAAACACTTTTGGACTCAGCTGAAAAGGGCAACCTAGAAGATAATCCATAAGTGAACACTGTGGGTTTAGTTTCAGTACATATCCTCCTCGCCCCTCCCATGGATATTAAAAttggtggatgctcaagtcccattacacagTGCCATAGAAAATggagtcccttatataaaatggcaaaatgaggggttgttttttttccaatgggTGAGGAAGAAGAGCTTTCAAGCCATGGATTGTTGAATACATAGAAGCGACAACTGTGGAAAAAGAGGGTCAACTGCATTTTGGAATGTTTCTTTTGCTTGAGAATCATGAATAAACCTTCCAACCCACTGACAAACGTGGTTTGCATATCTTTTCTGCCAAAAATTACTGACTCAGCAATTTGCCTGACAGAAAGGCAGAAGTAAAATTACTTCCAACGGACCGTCAAGAGACTAGTGTAACCCCTGGGGAAGAAGGCTGGCCTGTACTCCCTACAAGCTGCCCATCCTGGCACAAAGGAAGTCGTTCCATCTGCGTTGAAGCATAAAGTGCCAcaacctagggtgcatctatatagGTAATGCAGTTTGGCAAACTTTCACCACTGTGTCATACcagtatgtaacacaatttttgttcctgggctataaatgtcaattcctaattggttctatcataaaaacatggaaaagttttatTAAATTTCAAAAACGTTGTTTTTATTGGACATcctctgcagcatattttgctatatttttcagtgaatatcacagattctcaaccaattcaacatagtttgtggagtataacaactactttcaaagtaggaaCCGCAAAAATATATAGGAATCTCaccaaaacgacaactcccatgaccTCCTAGCATTTAGTCAATGCAGTTAAAAatagtgtccaactgcattaattctatagtttagaCACATCCCCTAGATGCTACATATAAATGGGAACAAAAATGGCACAGCTCCCATATCTTTGATACCTACGTAATATTCATGTCCACACTGACTCCAGGTGCTCCTCGTTCACTGTGCAGCAAAGCAGCTGTCGACACAACATCAATGAGTGTTGCCGTCAACCCTCCATGCATGTTTTCTCCCCAGTTTGTGTGCTCTTCTGCTACCTCAATTTCACAGACTACTTTTCCAGAGTCAGCAGAAAGAACTGTCATCTGGGaacagggaggggaaaaaagaaaaccaactCTGTTAAGTTCCAGTAAACTCTTTACATACCATGAAACTGAAATATAATGCTTGCTTGTTTTACACAGTCACATAGGACTTTTTAGGACAACATTCAGAATATTGccttgaggattctgggagttatagtcccagAATGTTGGCAAGTAagttttgccaaattttgtatatGACATGAGTGCAAATACAAACAGATAATTCTGCACAaaataggatttttaaaagcCTTGTTGGGTGAAGGAGGACTTGGCAAACCCACCTCAAGAGCATTCTTTACACAAGAAAACTCACTAAAAATCATTTAGTTGCCACCAATtcataggcaacttgaaggcagttaCACACATAGGTTGGTTAGAGTCaaagagagaaaatgagagaTACGAGTGTTGAAGCTGAGCGTTGAATATGAGTTACAATTAGCGTCAGCCAGATTTTAGGTGTTTTAAACATGTAAACTTTAACTATATGTAGAAGTTGTGtttaataaatacttttttgtatTACACATTAATGTTTCTGAAAACATTACATGAAGGTTATTGCAATGCCTAACCTGAGGCACACAGTGTCTGTGGTGGTAGCAGTGACTCAAGGATGGTCAACTGCAGTgggaagaaaagacaaataaagtctTTCACGGGAGCTGAAAGGACATCTAGATAGTCCCCGTGAAAGAGCCCACAATAGTGGGACACAAGGTGGTCCTCACATTTGGTAGCAGTCATGGGACAGACAGATAATCTTCACAATGTGTTGATAGTGGTAGGAAACCCTCATAGTACCCAATTCCTACTCCTGTTTTAAGCCAAGGGCCCTATCACACTATACAGCACTATTATTCTACTTCAATTGCCATAATTGCACTGTTTGGAATGTTGAGCGATTTAAAGAGTGGCATTTAGTATTCCTAGCCAGGTAACTCTTTCTAAACTGCAGATCACAACATCCCACAGGATGAAGCCttagcagttcaagtggaatgGCAGTGCTAGAGCAATAAAAtgctatacccccccccccccgagagacTTCCTAAATGAATATTTGTTGGTTTTTATTAATGCCTAgaccaagggtcctcaaactaaggcccatgggctggatgcagccttcCAAGGTAATTTCCCCGGCCTCTGCCCTAAACTTGAGACTTAGGGTCGACCTAAGTCCAAaacggcttgaaggcacacaacaacaatccaacCACTTGACTTTCTCATCAGTCAAAAGGAAGtctattgaaatactggtatgttTATGTTCGTTAAACATGTTTCTTTATCTTAAATATAAGATATCTGCAGTGTCCATAGGAATATGTTCATGGTTTTTCAAACTAGCCTGGCTGTCTCAATAGTCTGGGGGATCGTGAACCAGCCCTTGTCTTAAAATGTTTAAGGACTCCTACCCTAGACCATAGGCCATTCacatacaaacaaataaatataatttaaaacaatttaaaaatactaCATAAAACAACCGGCATACGGATCTTGCTTGTTAAAATttaataacattaa contains:
- the LOC100561560 gene encoding acyl-coenzyme A thioesterase 13: MNRSTLQSLREGMKAVTEASGFDRVLNKMTVLSADSGKVVCEIEVAEEHTNWGENMHGGLTATLIDVVSTAALLHSERGAPGVSVDMNITYVSPAKIGDKILITAEILKQGRTLAFTTVDLTNKATGRLIAQGRHTKYLGS